In Deferribacter desulfuricans SSM1, the following are encoded in one genomic region:
- a CDS encoding protein-glutamate methylesterase/protein-glutamine glutaminase: MSKIKVLVVDDSALMRKRIKEMLESDPKIEVIGLARNGEDAIKKAKELSPDVITLDVNMPVMDGLTALKLIVEEEICPVIMVSSLTQKDAEITFKALELGAFDFVPKPGGTISLNIDQIRDDLIRKVKAAVKGKFKTLKRSVDRKKTIKRRITRRKENESGFKAICIGISTGGPKTIFDVLPYLPKDINAAIFLVQHMPPGFTASFAKRLDNYCEIKVKEAEAGDIVEPGICYLGKGGYHLTLFQRLNKDIILRLPTKPEHLFMPSVDVMMDSVVKIFQSNTIGVLMTGMGDDGAEGMVKIKNAGGYTIAESEETAVVFGMPAEAIKRGGADIVLPSYEIANEILRVLEEGW; the protein is encoded by the coding sequence ATGTCAAAAATAAAAGTATTGGTTGTTGATGATTCTGCTTTAATGAGAAAAAGAATTAAGGAAATGCTTGAGAGTGATCCAAAAATAGAGGTTATAGGGTTAGCAAGAAATGGTGAAGATGCAATAAAAAAGGCGAAAGAATTATCTCCTGATGTAATTACATTAGATGTTAATATGCCTGTAATGGACGGACTGACAGCTTTAAAATTGATTGTTGAAGAAGAAATATGTCCTGTAATTATGGTTAGTTCTTTGACTCAGAAAGATGCTGAAATCACTTTTAAGGCTTTAGAACTTGGAGCTTTTGACTTTGTACCAAAGCCAGGGGGGACTATATCTTTAAACATTGATCAGATTAGAGATGATTTAATTAGAAAAGTTAAAGCAGCTGTTAAAGGAAAGTTTAAAACGTTAAAACGTTCTGTTGATAGAAAAAAAACTATAAAAAGAAGAATTACAAGAAGAAAAGAAAACGAATCTGGTTTTAAAGCAATTTGTATAGGTATATCTACTGGAGGGCCAAAAACAATTTTCGATGTTTTACCATATTTGCCTAAAGATATAAATGCAGCTATTTTTTTAGTGCAGCATATGCCTCCAGGATTTACTGCATCTTTTGCTAAAAGACTTGATAATTATTGTGAGATAAAAGTTAAAGAAGCTGAGGCAGGAGATATTGTTGAGCCAGGAATTTGCTATTTAGGTAAGGGAGGCTACCACTTAACTCTTTTTCAAAGGCTTAATAAAGATATAATTTTAAGGTTGCCAACGAAACCAGAACACCTTTTTATGCCGAGTGTAGATGTGATGATGGATTCAGTTGTTAAAATTTTTCAATCTAATACTATTGGCGTTTTAATGACTGGGATGGGGGATGATGGAGCTGAAGGGATGGTAAAAATAAAAAATGCTGGAGGATATACAATAGCAGAAAGTGAAGAAACAGCTGTGGTTTTTGGAATGCCTGCAGAAGCAATTAAAAGGGGAGGAGCTGATATTGTATTACCAAGTTATGAAATTGCTAATGAGATTTTGAGAGTATTGGAAGAAGGATGGTAA
- a CDS encoding STAS domain-containing protein, translating to MKVEQLKTKIKVIFPEECEIFSVEESKNELITIFDSGEYKEKLVEIDLSKVESIDTTFFQLILSFIKTLKNEEVKYKVKSVSERVQQVFELYGVKLDIFLGGYDG from the coding sequence ATGAAAGTTGAGCAACTGAAAACGAAAATAAAAGTCATCTTTCCAGAAGAATGTGAAATATTTTCAGTTGAAGAATCAAAAAATGAGCTTATAACTATTTTTGACAGTGGTGAATACAAGGAAAAGCTTGTAGAAATAGATTTAAGTAAAGTTGAAAGTATAGATACAACTTTTTTCCAGCTTATTTTAAGTTTTATCAAGACACTAAAAAATGAAGAAGTTAAATATAAAGTTAAAAGTGTTTCTGAAAGAGTTCAGCAAGTTTTTGAACTATATGGTGTTAAGTTAGATATATTTTTAGGGGGATATGATGGCTAA
- a CDS encoding response regulator, giving the protein MAKKILVIDDAVTMRQLVSATLKSAGFDVVDASNGKEALMKLEKDRFNLIITDLNMPIMDGITFIKEVKKNPKYRLIPIIMLTTESGADKKEEGRKAGAKAWIVKPFKPNDLLTVVKKILPF; this is encoded by the coding sequence ATGGCTAAGAAGATATTAGTAATAGATGATGCTGTTACAATGAGGCAACTAGTTTCAGCTACTCTAAAGTCTGCTGGTTTTGATGTTGTAGATGCATCCAATGGCAAAGAAGCTTTAATGAAATTAGAAAAAGATAGATTTAACTTGATAATTACAGATCTCAATATGCCAATTATGGATGGTATTACTTTTATAAAAGAGGTTAAAAAAAATCCGAAGTATAGACTTATACCTATTATTATGCTTACAACTGAGTCAGGAGCTGATAAAAAAGAAGAAGGTAGAAAAGCTGGAGCAAAAGCATGGATAGTTAAACCTTTTAAACCAAATGATTTATTAACTGTAGTAAAAAAGATTTTACCTTTTTGA
- a CDS encoding HEAT repeat domain-containing protein gives MDSNDIKKYLKSKDEEEKLFALNDIMSQSLSEFIPDIIDLIENDESQIVRETAVDVLKNIDISSYYDNISKMFESPDAYVRNAAIEIFGAKGEEVVPYLTSIMDHKNKEVRKLILDSLVATGSEYAYPALEAALNDPAPNVKITAVEYIGALQYTKGKEKIMEILLQADEPMLQIACLETLSIIGDKEVLNQILNYFDVEKGNIENFYKPFIFKMIGYYGDCCYLEILLKYLNYKNLSFIKEILSALNKLMARCKIKSLEKEVISFLKKIVTSDSNDIETKIETITILSLIDFDGKEELFESLCDSNETELLSIVFDTYFKINKDKAINILNKKIKVSTGEVKEALINIKEELIGE, from the coding sequence ATGGATTCTAACGACATAAAAAAGTATCTTAAAAGTAAAGATGAAGAAGAAAAATTGTTTGCGCTAAATGATATTATGTCTCAGAGTTTATCTGAATTTATTCCAGATATAATTGATTTAATAGAAAATGATGAGTCTCAAATTGTCAGGGAAACTGCAGTCGATGTTCTAAAAAATATTGATATAAGCTCTTATTACGATAACATATCTAAAATGTTCGAGTCTCCTGATGCTTATGTAAGAAATGCAGCTATTGAGATATTTGGTGCTAAAGGTGAAGAAGTTGTTCCTTATTTAACCTCTATCATGGATCATAAAAATAAAGAAGTTAGAAAGCTTATACTTGATAGTCTTGTTGCTACAGGTTCTGAATATGCTTATCCAGCTTTAGAAGCTGCTTTAAACGATCCTGCTCCTAATGTAAAGATTACTGCTGTTGAGTATATAGGTGCTTTACAATATACAAAAGGTAAGGAAAAAATAATGGAGATACTTTTACAGGCTGATGAACCTATGTTACAAATTGCTTGTCTTGAAACATTATCAATTATTGGGGATAAAGAGGTTTTAAATCAAATTTTAAATTATTTTGATGTGGAGAAAGGTAATATTGAAAATTTTTATAAGCCATTTATATTTAAAATGATTGGTTATTATGGTGATTGTTGTTATCTTGAAATTTTATTAAAGTATTTAAATTATAAAAATCTTTCTTTTATTAAAGAGATTTTAAGCGCTTTAAATAAATTAATGGCTAGATGCAAAATAAAAAGTTTAGAAAAAGAGGTTATAAGTTTTCTTAAAAAAATTGTAACAAGTGATAGTAATGATATAGAAACAAAAATAGAAACTATAACTATTTTGTCATTGATAGATTTTGATGGTAAAGAGGAACTTTTTGAATCTTTATGCGACAGTAATGAAACAGAGCTACTTTCAATTGTCTTTGATACATATTTTAAAATTAATAAAGATAAAGCTATAAACATATTAAATAAAAAAATAAAAGTTTCTACTGGAGAAGTTAAAGAAGCTTTAATAAATATAAAAGAGGAATTAATAGGTGAGTAA
- a CDS encoding CheR family methyltransferase: MIAVSTTELKDLINLIYKKTGIKFEEKKLYFISKRLEKRMEATGCETVREYIRYLKFRDKSGDEFQELMNLLTINETYFFREFPTLQAFAEHCLPRVIENKKKTGSNKIRIWSAGCSTGEEPYTLAIICKEMIDDFDEWDVNILATDIDRNALAKAKLGRYSDRSVSKVPEEYYEKYFYYDNGSHCVVDEIKKLVTFEHLNLMDSVNLRKKKGFDFIFCRNVLIYFDDISRRQVVNHFYMALNKGGYIFLGHSESVGRITTAFKLKKYGEHLVYVKE; this comes from the coding sequence ATGATAGCGGTATCAACAACTGAGTTAAAAGATCTTATAAATTTAATCTATAAAAAAACAGGGATTAAGTTTGAAGAGAAAAAACTATATTTTATTTCAAAAAGGCTTGAAAAAAGAATGGAAGCAACAGGTTGTGAAACAGTCAGAGAATATATTAGATACCTAAAATTTAGAGATAAAAGTGGAGATGAGTTTCAAGAATTAATGAATTTATTAACTATCAATGAAACATATTTTTTTAGAGAATTTCCTACACTTCAAGCTTTCGCTGAACATTGCTTACCAAGAGTCATTGAAAATAAAAAAAAGACTGGTAGTAACAAAATTAGAATATGGTCAGCTGGTTGTTCAACTGGAGAAGAACCTTATACATTAGCAATTATTTGTAAAGAAATGATAGATGATTTTGATGAATGGGATGTAAATATACTTGCTACAGATATAGATAGGAATGCTCTAGCAAAAGCAAAACTAGGTAGATATAGCGATAGAAGTGTTAGTAAAGTCCCTGAAGAATATTATGAAAAATATTTTTATTATGACAATGGTAGTCACTGCGTGGTGGATGAGATTAAAAAATTAGTTACTTTTGAGCACTTAAACTTAATGGATAGTGTGAATTTGAGAAAAAAAAAGGGGTTCGATTTTATCTTTTGTAGGAATGTGCTTATATATTTTGATGATATTTCTAGAAGGCAGGTTGTTAACCATTTTTATATGGCATTAAATAAAGGTGGCTACATTTTCTTAGGACATAGTGAATCAGTTGGTAGAATAACAACTGCTTTTAAGTTAAAAAAATATGGGGAACATCTTGTTTATGTTAAGGAGTGA
- a CDS encoding response regulator: MKIKILVVDDSDLVRHFHSNILRASGFETDTAVDGMDALEKALSNNYSLILSDLNMPRMDGLTFIKELRKADNETPVIIITTQEENENRIAGLKAGANLYIVKPVKPQDLITNVKMLLGILS; the protein is encoded by the coding sequence ATGAAAATAAAAATATTGGTTGTTGATGACTCTGACTTAGTAAGGCATTTTCACTCAAATATTCTTAGAGCAAGCGGTTTTGAAACAGATACTGCTGTTGATGGTATGGATGCGCTTGAAAAAGCATTGAGCAATAACTATTCTCTGATTTTATCTGATTTAAACATGCCAAGAATGGATGGGTTAACTTTTATTAAAGAATTGAGAAAAGCTGATAATGAAACTCCAGTTATTATTATCACAACACAGGAAGAAAATGAAAATAGAATTGCTGGACTTAAAGCAGGTGCAAATCTCTATATAGTTAAACCAGTAAAGCCACAGGACTTGATAACCAATGTCAAGATGCTTTTGGGAATATTGTCATAA
- a CDS encoding chemotaxis protein CheA has product MSEFNMEEYAKAFLEEATELLEQANEDVLKIESSPDDETLNSLFRAIHTIKGSAGGFGFDEISEFSHHIETLLDKLRAHELDVSPDIIDIILEGLDIITEMVNAARSGNKYEFDSNEIIDKINKIINNENSTKVNNSNTQIKNKETVIDLTIDEVADGDIKEWLLSNKSLSDICYKVILNIDNDFLENGYDPLAFLYNLKNESKEFYVKTDISKIPELRELEPLNLYVNPEIYVFTDLNKNEIKELFFDPNFVDIKTILLKSSTATKIKKDDYVDYEGLDNDSLKELLDSFEDYLSSIEHIIVELEKEKILDKQKVNELFRIFHNIKGDAGYVGFKFIERYAHMIENVLDKVRNEELTFDEKASDLILRAIDEIKLVLNSAIENTQVLIPANYKYLERLFNAIEEGDSKPTNVEGVDIFLQQTEQMMEIIEIATEGEHIDKKMLLRGVNGLKNAAKFMKFDDLVKIIENLENNLNEGKNIEEDLEAIKNYIDKLSSPPKKIGEILVDEGIIKEEDLKDALQEQKPLGEILIEKGKVDKDAVELALKKQKIMEKSYSKKVEENIVNQKHFESKTMKIDQTKIDKFTNTIGEMIVAKNSYEYLVNRLATNYNLPTSVIKEFKDNVYLISRIAQDLQSDIMSLRMVPVKQIFQKFPRVVRDISRKHGKKIELLIVGEETEIDKKIADMLNDPLIHIVRNACDHGIETPEERVAKNKPEEGTLVLKAFQEGSFVYIEISDDGRGIDKDKVYNKALEKGTISPDDELTDDQIINLIFHPGFSTADKVTDVSGRGVGMDVVKTSIESLGGNIDIKTKKDEGTRIILKIPMTIGVSTALLIENNGEQYAIPIEDIIETLKVTAEDIKNLHYGYGIYYRNHVLPIYSLSEILGEEKKEFDGEISIIVLKTDSGQFGLVVDNYNNIIDIAVKPTPKYLSNLSYIGGITILGSGKAVILLNPNKLFV; this is encoded by the coding sequence ATGAGTGAATTTAATATGGAAGAATATGCGAAAGCATTTTTAGAAGAAGCTACCGAGCTACTGGAGCAAGCAAATGAGGATGTTTTGAAAATAGAAAGCAGTCCAGATGATGAAACTCTAAACTCTCTATTTAGAGCAATACACACAATAAAAGGAAGTGCTGGTGGTTTTGGTTTTGATGAAATATCAGAATTTAGTCATCATATAGAAACATTACTTGATAAACTAAGAGCTCATGAGTTAGATGTATCCCCTGATATTATAGATATTATTTTGGAAGGCTTAGATATAATAACTGAAATGGTAAATGCAGCAAGATCTGGAAATAAATATGAATTTGATTCAAATGAAATTATAGATAAAATAAATAAAATTATAAATAATGAAAACAGTACTAAAGTAAACAATTCTAATACTCAGATTAAAAATAAAGAAACCGTTATCGATTTGACAATAGATGAAGTTGCTGATGGTGATATTAAAGAGTGGTTATTATCTAATAAAAGCTTGAGTGATATTTGCTACAAAGTTATTTTAAACATTGATAATGATTTCTTAGAAAATGGTTATGATCCTCTTGCATTTTTATATAATTTAAAAAACGAGTCTAAAGAATTTTATGTAAAGACTGATATTAGTAAAATACCTGAATTAAGAGAATTAGAGCCTTTAAATTTGTATGTTAATCCTGAAATATATGTTTTTACTGATTTAAATAAAAATGAAATTAAAGAGTTGTTTTTTGATCCAAACTTCGTAGATATTAAAACTATTTTGTTAAAATCATCTACTGCAACAAAAATAAAAAAAGATGATTATGTAGATTATGAAGGATTGGATAATGATTCGCTTAAAGAACTTCTTGATAGTTTTGAAGATTATCTATCTTCAATAGAACATATTATTGTTGAACTAGAAAAAGAAAAAATATTGGATAAACAAAAGGTTAATGAGCTTTTTAGAATTTTCCATAACATTAAAGGTGATGCGGGCTATGTTGGTTTTAAGTTTATTGAAAGATATGCTCATATGATTGAAAATGTCTTAGATAAGGTAAGAAATGAAGAATTAACGTTTGATGAAAAAGCATCCGACTTGATTTTAAGAGCGATTGACGAAATTAAATTAGTATTAAATAGTGCAATAGAAAATACACAAGTTTTAATACCTGCAAATTACAAATATCTAGAAAGGCTTTTTAATGCTATTGAAGAAGGTGATAGTAAACCTACTAATGTGGAAGGAGTTGATATATTTTTACAACAGACTGAACAAATGATGGAAATTATAGAGATTGCAACAGAAGGCGAACATATAGATAAAAAAATGTTATTAAGGGGGGTTAACGGTTTAAAAAATGCAGCAAAATTTATGAAATTTGATGATTTAGTCAAAATTATAGAGAATTTGGAAAATAATTTAAACGAAGGTAAAAATATCGAGGAAGATTTGGAAGCTATAAAAAACTATATTGATAAATTGAGTTCCCCACCTAAAAAAATTGGGGAAATTTTAGTTGATGAAGGAATAATAAAGGAAGAGGATCTTAAAGATGCACTTCAAGAACAAAAACCACTAGGCGAGATACTGATTGAAAAAGGGAAAGTCGATAAAGATGCTGTAGAACTTGCCTTGAAAAAGCAAAAAATTATGGAAAAAAGTTATAGCAAAAAAGTTGAAGAAAATATAGTTAATCAAAAACACTTTGAATCAAAAACAATGAAAATAGACCAAACAAAAATAGATAAGTTTACAAACACAATTGGGGAGATGATAGTTGCTAAAAATAGTTATGAATACTTAGTCAATAGACTTGCTACAAATTATAATTTACCTACTAGTGTTATTAAAGAGTTTAAAGATAATGTTTATTTAATATCAAGGATAGCGCAAGATCTTCAATCTGATATTATGTCGTTAAGAATGGTTCCAGTAAAACAAATTTTCCAAAAGTTTCCAAGAGTTGTTAGGGATATTTCTAGAAAACATGGCAAAAAGATAGAGTTGTTAATAGTTGGTGAAGAAACAGAAATAGATAAGAAAATAGCTGATATGTTAAATGACCCTTTGATACATATAGTTAGAAATGCTTGCGATCATGGTATTGAAACACCAGAGGAAAGAGTTGCTAAAAATAAACCGGAAGAAGGCACACTGGTTTTAAAAGCTTTTCAAGAAGGCAGTTTTGTATATATAGAAATTAGTGATGATGGTAGAGGTATTGATAAGGATAAAGTTTATAATAAAGCTCTTGAGAAAGGAACTATCTCTCCAGATGATGAATTAACAGATGATCAAATTATAAATCTAATTTTTCACCCAGGCTTTTCTACAGCTGATAAAGTAACTGATGTTTCAGGTCGTGGAGTAGGTATGGATGTAGTTAAAACATCCATAGAATCACTAGGTGGTAATATTGATATTAAAACGAAAAAAGATGAAGGTACAAGAATAATATTAAAAATACCTATGACAATAGGAGTATCAACAGCATTATTAATAGAAAATAATGGTGAGCAGTATGCAATACCTATAGAAGATATTATAGAAACATTAAAAGTTACAGCAGAAGATATAAAGAATTTGCATTATGGATATGGAATTTATTATAGAAATCATGTTTTACCAATTTATTCTTTATCAGAAATATTAGGCGAAGAAAAAAAAGAATTTGATGGAGAAATTAGTATTATTGTGCTAAAAACTGATAGTGGACAGTTTGGTTTGGTTGTGGATAATTATAACAACATAATTGATATTGCTGTTAAGCCAACACCTAAGTATCTTTCAAACTTATCTTATATTGGAGGTATTACCATTTTAGGTAGTGGTAAAGCAGTAATATTATTAAATCCTAACAAATTATTTGTCTAA
- a CDS encoding response regulator, whose amino-acid sequence MLVWLIDDNVLHSTLFQYVCKELNINYKIINMISDIEKEFDLIDTNNVPDIIFIDLILDHGERGENLLKKIKERLDNKKNIKYIAFTADIIDERSLMNKGFDMIIYKPINKELLKNKIKGFINGFSSHKK is encoded by the coding sequence ATGCTTGTTTGGCTTATAGATGATAATGTTCTCCATTCAACATTATTTCAATATGTATGTAAAGAACTTAATATTAATTATAAAATAATTAATATGATTTCAGATATAGAAAAAGAGTTCGATTTAATAGATACAAATAATGTTCCAGATATTATCTTTATTGATCTTATCCTTGATCATGGAGAACGTGGGGAAAATCTATTAAAGAAAATTAAAGAAAGACTTGATAACAAAAAAAATATTAAATATATTGCATTTACAGCCGATATTATTGACGAAAGAAGTTTAATGAATAAAGGTTTTGATATGATTATTTATAAGCCAATAAACAAAGAATTACTAAAAAATAAGATAAAAGGCTTTATAAATGGATTTTCAAGCCATAAAAAATAA
- a CDS encoding hybrid sensor histidine kinase/response regulator: MKSKKITYTILFFLSILLTILFLVSKYKINYFHLLITINIIITSFFIIYFLFQFHINYKKTNEKLLKFKKLNKINIQFLEKINDASSYEDIFKGFIETLIENQIIFAGTGYLYNQNTKRLIIKYTLCNSNDFRKDIEIDYNNFIGRYCIEYNKLFIINVDNFKNRCSYSSGLITFNSFYGYYFPIIFQDEVVGVLECLTLNKIDQEILDLLEDVITHLGISIMQIKLFEDSRKLTKELDEKNRILEAQNRELQAQSEELEAQTEELKVQKIELEEYSKRLNKLQQYKNEFIANMSHELRTPLNSIVGLTELILKNNQLDNELKEKLKIINLSGKQLLNIINDILDLSKIESGKIDLEIEEIDLTETIDYVSNIIKPQCNEKNISFKVIFKAKNYLINTDKYKLTQILLNLLSNSVKYTEENGLIELIIEEDTKYIIIHVKDTGIGIPEDLMQNLFEPFVTMGRKFNVQGTGLGLPLTKKLVNLLGGKIAVKSKVGEGTIFTVYIPKELPQSLENQKDEKDKNELAKDIKFDKSEFFNIKENPQDISGKPKILIADDDILSLNEITKLVYEISEDVNIIRATDGLQTKKLIEKEKPDLILLDLDMPKLSGFNILDYLKQNNISTNIIIITALDLDKKDFESYSDLVKAFFIKGKDNRYYLKNLLNKFLTQYKPPQSEVTSEETNTINKIDKETYNILLVEDNFANRYLVKEILKNYNVNIDEAENGIEALEKLKENKYDLVLLDIQMPQMDGYTTFDKIKNELKLSDLPVIALTARSLKNEIDNFKKLGFSDILIKPLNIEEFLKCIKKWIELRNKN, encoded by the coding sequence ATGAAAAGTAAAAAAATAACTTATACAATATTATTTTTTTTATCTATTTTGTTAACAATATTGTTTTTAGTAAGTAAATATAAAATAAATTATTTCCATTTGTTAATCACAATAAATATTATAATCACATCTTTTTTTATTATTTATTTTTTATTTCAATTTCATATTAATTATAAAAAAACAAATGAAAAACTTTTAAAATTTAAAAAACTAAACAAAATAAACATTCAATTTTTAGAAAAAATAAATGATGCGTCATCATATGAAGATATTTTCAAAGGTTTTATTGAAACATTAATTGAAAACCAAATTATTTTTGCAGGCACTGGCTATTTATATAATCAAAATACTAAAAGATTAATAATAAAGTATACATTATGCAATTCTAACGATTTCAGGAAAGACATAGAAATTGATTATAACAATTTTATAGGTAGATATTGTATTGAATATAATAAATTATTTATAATAAATGTAGATAATTTTAAAAATAGATGTTCGTATTCATCTGGATTGATAACATTCAATAGTTTTTATGGCTACTATTTTCCAATTATTTTTCAAGATGAAGTTGTAGGAGTTTTGGAATGTCTAACATTAAATAAAATCGATCAAGAAATACTTGATTTATTAGAAGATGTTATCACCCACTTAGGAATTTCTATAATGCAAATCAAACTTTTTGAAGATTCAAGAAAACTTACTAAAGAGCTTGATGAAAAAAATAGAATATTAGAAGCTCAAAATAGAGAGTTGCAAGCACAAAGTGAAGAACTGGAAGCTCAAACTGAAGAACTCAAAGTTCAAAAAATAGAACTAGAAGAATATAGTAAACGTTTAAACAAATTGCAACAATATAAAAATGAATTTATAGCTAACATGTCACATGAACTGAGGACTCCATTAAACTCCATAGTTGGTTTAACTGAATTAATTTTAAAAAATAATCAATTAGATAATGAATTAAAAGAAAAATTAAAAATCATAAATTTAAGCGGGAAACAGTTATTAAATATAATAAACGATATATTGGATTTATCTAAAATTGAATCAGGTAAAATAGATTTAGAAATTGAGGAAATTGATTTAACAGAGACAATAGATTATGTAAGTAATATTATAAAACCACAGTGTAACGAAAAAAATATTTCTTTTAAAGTTATATTTAAAGCTAAAAATTACTTGATAAATACTGATAAATATAAATTAACACAAATATTATTAAATCTTCTATCAAATTCAGTAAAATATACTGAGGAAAATGGGTTGATTGAACTTATTATAGAAGAAGATACTAAGTATATAATTATACATGTAAAAGACACTGGGATAGGCATCCCAGAGGATTTAATGCAAAATCTGTTTGAACCTTTTGTAACTATGGGCAGAAAATTTAATGTTCAAGGTACGGGATTGGGACTTCCTTTGACTAAAAAGCTTGTTAATCTACTTGGTGGAAAAATTGCTGTAAAAAGTAAAGTTGGGGAAGGCACTATTTTTACTGTTTATATTCCAAAAGAGTTACCTCAAAGTTTAGAAAATCAAAAAGATGAAAAGGACAAGAATGAGCTTGCTAAAGATATTAAATTTGACAAATCAGAATTTTTTAATATTAAAGAAAATCCTCAAGACATTTCTGGTAAACCAAAAATATTAATTGCTGATGATGATATTTTAAGTCTCAATGAAATAACAAAATTGGTATATGAAATTTCAGAAGATGTTAATATTATTAGAGCTACAGATGGCTTACAGACAAAAAAGCTAATAGAAAAAGAAAAACCGGATCTTATTCTATTAGACCTTGATATGCCTAAACTGAGTGGCTTTAACATACTTGATTATCTAAAACAAAATAATATTTCTACAAATATTATAATTATCACAGCTCTTGATTTAGATAAAAAAGATTTTGAATCATATAGCGATTTAGTAAAAGCCTTTTTCATCAAAGGGAAAGATAATAGATATTATCTTAAAAATTTATTGAATAAGTTTTTAACTCAATACAAACCCCCTCAATCCGAAGTAACATCAGAAGAAACAAATACCATAAATAAAATAGATAAAGAAACATATAATATTTTATTAGTTGAAGATAATTTTGCAAATAGATACTTAGTAAAAGAAATTTTAAAAAATTATAACGTTAATATTGATGAAGCTGAAAATGGTATAGAAGCATTAGAAAAACTTAAAGAAAATAAATATGATTTGGTATTATTAGATATTCAAATGCCACAAATGGACGGTTATACAACTTTTGATAAGATTAAAAATGAGTTGAAATTATCAGATTTACCAGTTATAGCTCTAACAGCAAGATCTCTTAAAAATGAGATTGATAATTTTAAAAAATTAGGATTTAGTGATATCTTAATTAAGCCTTTGAATATAGAAGAATTTTTAAAATGTATTAAAAAATGGATAGAATTAAGAAATAAAAATTAG
- a CDS encoding CheR family methyltransferase, which translates to MCNLDMYFVSKILEEIRHERNIDFSQYKKNTILRRLNQRMIVLNIYKIKEYYEYFLKNKEEINKLLELFFINTTEFFRDPLYFYYFESICNNMIKSGTNYIKVLSVGCSSGEEVYTIAMILNELKEKNKEFNFHITAIDIDKNAIDDAKKAIYNDYSISNLPFYYLNKYFTVNNNFFHFNSQLLPEGCLSFKHLNILNNEQILNGMLKFDFIFCRNVLIYLNKDNQLVILKNLIDLLDSDGYLILGRNEHLHLDLEPLFKQICKHIRIYAFNK; encoded by the coding sequence ATGTGTAATTTAGATATGTATTTTGTTTCTAAAATATTAGAAGAGATTAGACATGAAAGAAACATAGATTTTTCTCAATACAAAAAAAATACAATTTTAAGAAGATTAAATCAAAGAATGATTGTTTTAAATATATACAAAATTAAGGAATACTATGAATATTTTTTAAAAAATAAAGAAGAAATAAATAAATTATTAGAACTTTTTTTTATAAATACTACAGAATTTTTTAGAGATCCACTTTATTTTTATTATTTTGAATCAATTTGTAATAACATGATCAAATCAGGCACTAATTATATTAAAGTACTAAGTGTAGGTTGTTCTTCAGGAGAAGAGGTTTACACTATTGCCATGATATTAAACGAGTTGAAAGAAAAAAATAAAGAATTCAATTTTCATATCACTGCTATCGATATAGATAAAAATGCTATAGATGATGCTAAAAAGGCAATTTATAATGATTATTCTATTTCAAATTTACCTTTTTATTATTTAAACAAATACTTTACTGTAAATAATAATTTTTTTCATTTTAACAGTCAGTTATTACCTGAAGGTTGTTTAAGTTTCAAGCATTTAAATATATTAAATAATGAGCAAATCTTAAATGGGATGCTTAAATTTGACTTTATTTTTTGTAGAAACGTCTTAATTTATCTTAATAAAGATAACCAGCTTGTTATATTAAAAAATTTGATTGATTTACTCGATAGTGATGGTTACCTTATATTGGGTAGAAATGAACATTTGCATTTAGATTTAGAACCGTTATTTAAACAGATTTGTAAACATATAAGAATTTATGCTTTTAATAAGTGA